One Arachis hypogaea cultivar Tifrunner chromosome 18, arahy.Tifrunner.gnm2.J5K5, whole genome shotgun sequence genomic window, AGGGACAATTGTATTATGTTTACGAGATTGATGGGGTTGGTACTCATAGCTTGATCTCGGTAACTTGTGCTAAGAACAAGCTATATGCTCATTTTGTCAATGCTCCTACTCCTGATTGGAATAGAGACAAGGACATGCTGAGGCATGTTCATGAGTCTTTTAAGACAGTAGGGTCCTATTAGCAATTTGGTTATATAATTTGATATGAAACCTTTTGAAGTGTTTCATGGCTCTCTGTTTTATTTGAAGAGGATGGTGTCCTGTGATCGCATGCAATTTTGGTATAATGGCCTTTACATGGAAACTCTGAGTTTCAGGAACGGTTTGCCATAATCTTTTGCTATGTCATTATGGGGAATAGAATCTGGTTATCGTTGGAGGTTGgtagttaaaattaaatttatgctTATTTTGGTTGCTGAGCAGGGGAAGTTTCCGAATGCTTTTAGATGTGTTCTTGAACAATTTTATTTCCAGTTCCCGAACGAGCATTCAAAATAAATCGTACTTTCGCCTTTTTGGTAAGAGTAATTCTAGAGAGCAAAATTTTTTTCAGCTagctctttttaaattattttatttatcttaaattttaatccTAGATTTTAAATTGTAAATCTAAATCTTAAAGTTGATTAATATTGACTAACTAAAATtagttttctatactttttcctttgataaataaaaaagtagTTATTTGATAAATTGCTGCCTTGAATTTTGGCTTTACATATTATACTACTGGAGTCATATGTAGTTTTCTACCCAAATTCATTTATCTCTGTCTATTGGTTAGAATACAAGTTTCGTGAGAGAATCTTCGACCtaaatctatctatctatttataatatataaaacaattctATTATACATATAAATCTTTTTGGCATATAAATTCATATAAGTTGGtctaaatttaacaaaaacaatCCTCAGTTTAAATTACGTGTAAACACGAACTTTTTCAACTCTTGAATAGTGCAAACGGTTCTTTTTCCTCAATCAAAACCACAACGCTCAAAATTCAAACAATGATTAAAATCTCTCAAAATCGTCGCAAAAAGTGAAGGAAGTTTCAAAGCTGAATTCGAAAAGAAtgatgagaaaatgaaataagaagatgaagaagaagcaacagtACAAAtccaccgaaaattcttaaacaatacacataaatgtcttagttttacaccgaaatttgttgcaattacacaaaaatattttttctaatgctgcatttgttttcttctttttttttcttatttctttctttcttttagttgaataaatGTAAATTCATCCTCTTCTaaataattttgcagcattatgtgtttcttcttctttgtttgatttttttatttttatttttattaagagagtaaaacaaaaataaacttgagaaggtaaaataaaaaaggaaagatgaataaaaaaaaaaggtggtgatgatgatgaaaaaaatagaagaagaagcagcagaagatgaggaggaggaagaggaagagttttgaattatgcaagtACAAATCCACCAagaattcttaaacaatacacgtaaatatcttagttttacaccGAAATTTACTGCAATCCAAAAAATGTTTCCTTTAAagctacatttttttcttctttctttcttttagttgaatgaatgtatgtttatcctcttccaagtaattttgtagcattatatattttttctttttctttatttaatttttttagtttttatcctgttaagagagtaaaacaagaataaacttcagaaggtaaaataagaaagaaaaggtgaataagaaaaagaaaaagatggtgatgatgatgaaaaaaagaaaataaaaaacaacagaaGATGAGGGAGGAGGAAGAATAacagttttgaattatgcagagtaCAAATCcaccaaaaatttttaaacaatacacataaatgtcttagttttataccgaaatttgctgtaaatacacaaaaatattttctttgatgCAGAATttctacattacattcaattcaaaccatcaacgatgaacaataattttcacaaacaaaaacaacattattcacctactgaatcataaactactaatgaAAACATTAACTAAAATTGAACCACACCTCAactacttgattggattcaaaacaataatctacTTCgctctggttcaattgacaatttgAACTTGAataattcattatcttcaacaacgagataattGTTCAAAactgatttcagagcttgatttcTAAAACGTAAAGAACGAAGGAAATTGccaaaaatgaagaaagagaatgCAGAGAACGAACGAAGAGAAACGCAGAGATGAAAGAGAATGTAGATCGAAAATGCTGAGAAAAttcgaaaaagaaaacgaaattcTTTCGAAAAAGACAGTTATATATTCGCGCATTGATTGAAAAGTTGGTTAGATAGTGGCGCGTGAGGTAAATTAGATTAAAGAGACTTGTATATGTAAATAACTTGTATACGGAGaatatttctatataaaaatTGATAGCACTCTTTTATACCATGAATTTTAgccatcttatttttttttaattgtgccATATTAACACTTCTAAATGTATGACAACATATGAGAATCAATCAATTATctttaagaaaaaatttaaaaaacctcttacctattattattcaattgaaacataaattattaattaaataaataaaaatatataaataaagtgtcatgataattataattataaaaaattttagttacaaatattcaaatcccACGTTATTTGACTTATTTATACATTTTGTATAAAACTCTTATCACTACACTATTTAGTCTATTTACAAATTGTGTTACATACAAttcttattactattattttattttttaatttctcttacaAATTGTTAAAAATGGCTACAAATAaagttaattcataattttatattatatttttgatatttttatttgaatttatttttttctaatttttttatttaattatttataaacaataaaaataataaagatgtaaatttatacaattctaatataaaaaatttatgttttctttttttttaaaataaatgaattcaaGTTCCTAAAACCAATAATCTAAAATCcaatttgtattatatttttgttgaataattatatgaaattatatataaattatcaaataaatattttacaaaatatttttaatataaaatattttaaacattaatatacatattatttaattaatttctaaaaaatattaaaatatattatatagtataattaatttacaCTCTTCGCACTTTGCGCGGGTCTTAATTATTCTAGGTTTTAGAATACTTCAAGCAACTCTAATACATGATCAAAGATCAAATGTGGGCTTATTATAATTTGACTCTGCCTTGATTGAGCTTGTGCAAACTAGTATAAACTTCTTTTGGGTTTCAGTAATGTTCCCTATTGCATCCTTTTAGTCAAAAGGAAAAGTTGCCTCCCTCTCATTTTTGTTCATTGCCGATCTCTGAATTAGTATTCCTTTCTTCACGCTTGGTTCATGTATAGTTGATTTTCAAGAATATGAAAGTTGATACCACCTAACGTTCGATAAGATTGGACTTTTCACTTTATATCACAAAAAATTGGTTATGTCGGTGACTTTTGGCCATTACACATATTCGACTCGCAAAATGGGATATCACACCttaaaaattagctattaaaaagAGAAGAATCACTCCTCTTAAATATAACATCAAGCATTTTATACTACTGACTGTGAGACTTTAGTCACTCCATAATATTCAAGTCTGGAATGGATACTTAAAACAAAATTCCTTTGGTTGTAGAAactataacaaaaatattttttttttcccagatatagattttttgtattttttatacttCCCTAAATGTAAGAACAGCATATATTGTCTGTTTCTCTGTTTCTCTAGTTCTCTCTTGGACAGAATTCAAACAAAGACATGTCACATGTATGATATATCAATTATCACATGCATTGCCATTCCCCTAAACTTTACAAATTAAAATCATTCAcaaattttgataaacaaaattaTGCATGGTTTAAGCTAATAATGGACCATAGATTCTTACTTCATATATTCCAAAATTAACTACAATGTTCCAATTCATCTATAAGGGAATCAGATGCAATCCAAAGTGACATATCTTCagcttttcacaaaaaaaaaagaaagcaacagAATCCAAGTGGATAAACTATCTCTACCTTTTGAAAACATGAACCTTAAAAACTGAATCTTCCATGTTAATCAGTTCAAAGACACAAACATCttcagcttgcaatccattctcATGGACAAACAAGGACCAACCACCTGAGAGGCGGCGAGCTGAGTTGCGACAAGGGAGCAACTTTACTTGCCATTGTCTTTCCCCAACCTTAAGCGCCACGTCCTTCACCTTGTCCTCAATGTAACCTTTCAAAGTCGGTACATTCTGCAACATATCAGAACAGAAATTAGGGACTTCAAGAATGTTTCAAGAATAATGCTGaggctttttttatttaatggtaCCACTTGGTATTCTGTGAGGTAACTTGGCTTTATGAACAGTGTGAAGAAAGGGTTATAGGAGATGAATTTCTGAGCTATTTCCTGAGCTTTAAGTTCCTTTGGCCAATTCAAAGATGATGTTCTTCTTCGAATAGAGCTCTCACCTGTTAGAATGCAGAAGAACCAAGTCTCAAGCAGTTAATCCAGTTGAATGAATTTTCGGTTATAATCTGAGAATTTTAATCCCTCATTAATCATGATATTCAAAATGTAAAGCTGATGTATCATGCTATTGCTATACTACTATCACTAATGTCTTAAGGCTTTTGTAAAGGGAAGCACAATTTTATTTATGTTGATCAATATACAAATATGGAATTATAGCTTTTTAGGTCCAAAAATTCCAAAAGTAAATGGTGTCTATTTGGAGATAGGTACTTATGCTTTGAACTATAGATGTATATAGGGTTATCAGTTATGGTAGAAACCAAAATCACTTAATTTTGAACATTTTTAGACCAAAATCATGAAtcacaatttttataatttttggcaCATATAAAAATGACTACTTTTACCCCAACATAAAAAGAACATGTATGTTTAACCCTATACAAATAGGAAagatgaatataaatatataatcaaacgAAAAGTATAACAAAAATGTTATATGTACTAAAAGTTAGCTACCAAATTAGTCATCATGTATTTTTGTATGAATCATGTATTGTCTAGTTCAATTTTAAATATATGTTTTGTGActttacatatattttataccaataattaatttaatgactGATTTTTGGTATACACTAACATAGTTAAAAATACAAATACCTCTGTGAAATAATACACCACCACCAACATGCAatgaaaaaaacaataaaagatgaaaaaaacaataaaaagcaatACCTCTGACTTTCATATGAGGCTGAGGAGAAAACAATGTCAATCTTTTTCCAGCGTCATTATTTTTTACAGGGATTTCCTTTAAGATTCCAACTGTTTTCTCATCTCTCTGGTCACATTTGCCCTTTCTATTCACAGTCTCATATTTGGAATAATCTATTTCTAGATCATTTATCTCAAGTATGATTACATCAAACTGAGAAGTTTCTTCATATTTAAACACAACTAAATGTCCTTCATTAAGAGAGTAGTTTTTGGTAAATTCCTTCCATCCTTTTACAAACCAAACTTCATCACTATTCTTTTTTGTCCAATACACTTTCCATAGAGTGCCATCTGGAGGCTTAAGAAACACTGGATTTGAAAGAGCGCTTCCATGTCTCCTTGAAAACTTATTGGGTATTTTCTGTGTGAAAATCTGTTAGTTAGTGTGCCAAAAGTTCTCACACCTTAAccagaaataaaaaaacaaacaaagaaaatagccTAAACTATAATTTTCATctatgtataaaaaataaataaattcctgcttttagttttttatttttgttctgaaGATGGCTATTACATCTGGAATGCTCTCACctgttgataataataataataataataataataataataataataataataataataaatagatgaATAAATTACCTTCCAAATAAAAACTCTCTTGTTAACTATTATATATGATATGATCATAAAATCAATAGCAAATATGTATAGCTCTAAtgcaaataaaacataaatatgcTTACAATCCTTTGAAGATTAGTTTTGAGTATAGCCTTGAAGAAACGGAAATGCAACATAATGTTGTTCTGGCATTGATGGTGATGAGAAGACATGAATAATGGAGTTTATTTTGGGTACCATGAAGGCATGAACTGAGAAGATGCTACAAGTAAAATAAAGCAAGCAGTTCAATATCTCTCCGGTGAGAGAAACCATAGCAGGTGCCCCATTTATGATCCTACTTGGCTAGATATCTGCTCCCACCACAGTGTCATGAATACCCTAACGGTTGATTTACCAAGGACTAGTGTCAATGTATATAAGCATAAGCATAATTATTTAGGGGGAATAGTTTGGctccattgaaaaaaaaaaaatggatgaTATGCggtgttaaatttaattttttattgtttttttttatatttattttttgtctcaCTTATAGAATTAAGCGTGAGATCACACTTCAtttctttaaatattaaaaaaattaaagaggaTCCGTTTCCTTATTTAAGGTGGGTTTAGTTTAGGTTTCGTACATTAAATACATCAATTTTTTGTttggttattttttctttttctaaacatATAATATTCTTAAATCCAAGTTTACCTAAagctaaaaattttaacttttatattcaatttttttcattgtattaaaatttatttcctaTCCACCaatcttatcttttattatttatatgatgaatttgattatttttattatagtattttttaattctctcttttgcatattattattttttatagaaattttattattttttgtttattgttattttttttgtatgtatgaaataatattttttgttttgtattatgattctattaattctattaaagtactaaaaaatactaaaaatactaaaaaaatagtattaaaatttatttaaatatttaaaataaaattataaaataattatttaaatttatatttttttcaataattttttatttaaaagtaattttgaataatataatccaaacaatatttagtttactatcatcaatttttatataaaaagttaCCAAATATAAACCACATTAATACTAATTTACTTTTGAACAAAATCAACTTTATAAAATTGTGGTTCGAAACTAGctacattattttttattattttaaatgctaATTATGAATTATATAGTAAAAACGTACACTAGtttttatagatattattttaattttatactcatttatatttaaattaattatattttttattattcaaattattaatataaatgcaATTAAATTTGCATAAATATAAaagatcaaatatttttattaattacaatataattattttttataattatatgatatttattaatattatttttcaataaatacatatagtatataataatataataaatataaactaattagttagttattaaaataaaaaatatttactttaatataaaataaaattaaaaaatttttattataaaaaaatactaaaaaattttgtatacttatttaataataaataaattataacttgttgattataattattaaaatttgattgtttttaaaatattaataaatatatatgtatatgttttaaattttaattttaaattttaatttttttatattttttatttatgtgatgTTAGTTTTATTGGTTCAACTAGTAATTTATTGgttgaattaataaatcaataaatcagTAGTCTAACTTGTTTGAGTTCGATTatgataattataatattaacatATATCTTTAGAATAAACATATATGATAGTTAAACATATATTATTGTTAaactctttaattttaattttttcttcctgTTATGGGACATTTAATACTGTTTTTTTTATGCCCAACATTTAATACTGTTAATTAGCATTCATGTCTCCTGGCTAATGATGCTTACTCATATACTCCTAATAATATCCTTACTATTTTCCATGGGAAACAACCTAAATGATTATTAgcaattatgaattatgagaaaaACATATGATTTAACTATATTGGAAACTTGATAAAGGGACAAGGCAGCACACAAAAGCTAATATAAGGGTAGAGGATTATTAAACATAAATTATATTAGTGGAATTGTACTAACACGCCACGTTATTTTTATACGAACATTATTACAACTATTCATAATCTATTTTCAATATATGTGAGCGTTGATCGAAAAAGTATTTTTGATAAAAGTAAGTTGAATCGAAATGAGTTAAGTGTGGTTTCTCGAGAAGATGCGCGCGCGCGAATTTGAAGTTGGAGGTAATCGGTGTTGATGTGGATTTCGATTGTTTTGTTAATCGAGTAAGACAAATCGAGTAGAAGATTCGATTCGAAGAATTGAGTAAGGCCTTCGAAAGAGCTGATCGATTAGTTGTGAAAGTGAGAAGTTAATGACTTTTATTGCACGAGGAGATCATGGGGAATATCTACAATCATACGGCGGGAACAGTTACCAAGAGAGACTGCACTTCAAATTTGAAATGtcatatttaattgtaattaattataaattacttGGTTCTCGAATCTTAGACCAAATTCGATTACAACATGGAATCAGTTAGAAACAGCCTTTCATGCTCAGTTCTATCGAGGTGAAATGAACGTAGCAGTTACCGATTTAGTGGCTTTGAAACGTGAAGATGGTGAGACCATTGATGATTATTTAATACGTTTCAAAAATGCTAGAAGTAGATGCTATGTGTCATTACCTGAGAATGAGATAGTGAAAATAGCAACTATGGGGTTGAGATTTTATATGCGCAGAAAATTGCTTAATGTGCATATTCCCAATTTGGCTCATCTGGCTGAAAAGGTTCGACATACCGAATttatgaaaaaagagaaagaaaaatataggAGTGAGCAGAGGTCGAAGAGTAAATTGTTTACTCGTAAAGAAAAGGTGGCATATGTAACTATGAAATCCTCAGAAGAGGAATTCGATTTCGAAACAGAAGTCGATTTGGCTAAACTTAAGAAAGGTCCTCCATATGTTTGCTCTTTACTGAAAAAGCTTCCTAGTAATGAAAAGTTGAatgatttaaaacttaaaagtggaAAGAAGTATAGTTTTGATATCTCAAAATCTGATAAGATTTTCGATGTGTTGCTTAGAGATAAACAATTAGTTTTGCCTGAGCGTAGAACTTTACTTTCCATAAAAGATTTGAAAGGAAAGCCTTACTGTAAATTTCATCAAGCAACTAGTCATTCGACTAACAGCTGTGTACGTTTCAGGGATTTGATTCAAGAGGCAATCATGGAAGGATGTTTGAAATTTGACGATGGCAAGAAGGAGATGAAGGTTGATGCATATCCCTTCGAGGTTGATGCCAGTTGTGTCGAGCCTTACTTAGGAGTGAATATGGTTGGCATGTCTTATGATTTCGATGAGGCTCTTGATGATTTTGAGTCACAGGTAAAGTCTGTATATCCCAGAATGGGAGATAGTTTGCTGGACTTCTTGGTTCAGCAGAAGATAAAAGACTGGGACGTATCTCTGTGTCCACGGTGTAATGCTGTCTTTGATGCTGAAGCGGCAGCAAtctttgaaaaagagagaatgaagaaagaatTGGCTCATAGGGAGGAACAAGCATGCCAGAGACAGCCAATTCGACGTGTGGAGGGTTCTAGTTCGAAAATCCCTCAGCATGATGTGACCGCATCTCTAAGTTGATCTTAAGCTATAGGTGTTCAGTGGATTAGAAACTGTCAAGAATTCCAAAGGCGTGATCACCTATATTGATGCAATCCTCAGTGGGGGCATCGAGCACCTTCCCGAAATTAGTATGCCTTTTATCAGGGTCGAACTAGAGGTTATCCAAGAGGTAGAGGTGGAGGAAGAAGTTTCAATCGGAATAAGAAACTTCCAATAGAATCAGGAAAAGAGATAAGCAAGGAGGCAACGCCTTCTGTGCATTCTCGGATTGTCTTTCCTTCTGATGGAGAGACTTACCCTAAGGAAATTCCATCACCTGCGAAGATGGAAAAGGGTAAGGCAGTGGCTCAATCCTCTGGGGTCGACAAGCATAAAgatatt contains:
- the LOC112773270 gene encoding B3 domain-containing transcription factor VRN1, with translation MSSHHHQCQNNIMLHFRFFKAILKTNLQRIKIPNKFSRRHGSALSNPVFLKPPDGTLWKVYWTKKNSDEVWFVKGWKEFTKNYSLNEGHLVVFKYEETSQFDVIILEINDLEIDYSKYETVNRKGKCDQRDEKTVGILKEIPVKNNDAGKRLTLFSPQPHMKVRGESSIRRRTSSLNWPKELKAQEIAQKFISYNPFFTLFIKPSYLTEYQVNVPTLKGYIEDKVKDVALKVGERQWQVKLLPCRNSARRLSGGWSLFVHENGLQAEDVCVFELINMEDSVFKVHVFKR